In a genomic window of Zerene cesonia ecotype Mississippi chromosome Z, Zerene_cesonia_1.1, whole genome shotgun sequence:
- the LOC119835833 gene encoding NADH-ubiquinone oxidoreductase subunit 8-like, which produces MLRRITKNWWRVPIRHCGNPAGDCDYAPCPQPPPTPVPPYIAPCNSPVPPYYCCPRTKYDVNFIYINDQPPKTKLGDVVDRMANAVFWLEIARGFAVTLGHIFKEPATINYPFEKGPLSPRFRGEHALRRYPSGEERCIACKLCEAICPAQAITIEAEERADGSRRAVRYDIDMSKCIFCGYCQEACPVDAIVEGPNFENCTETHEELLYNKEKLLSIGDRWEPEIVSNLSDNHLYR; this is translated from the exons ATGCTGCGTAGAATAACGAAGAATTGGTGGCGGGTACCGATAAGGCATTGTGGCAATCCTGCTGGGGACTGTGACTACGCACCCTGTCCTCAGCCGCCGCCCACTCCCGTTCCTCCATACATAGCGCCGTGCAACTCGCCTGTACCACCGTACTATTGCTGTCCAAGAACGAAGTACGATgtgaatttcatttatataaatgatcaGCCACCTAAAACGAAACTTGGTGACGTTGTAGACAGAATGGCGAACGCGGTTTTTTGGTTGGAAATAGCTAGGG GGTTTGCTGTCACGCTAGGACACATATTCAAGGAACCAGCAACAATCAATTACCCTTTTGAGAAGGGTCCTTTGTCGCCGCGTTTCAGAGGCGAACACGCTTTGAGAAGATATCCATCAGGAGAAGAACGATGTATAGCGTGCAAGCTGTGCGAGGCAATCTGCCCTGCTCAAGCGATAACCATAGAAGCTGAAGAACGGGCGGATGGTTCTCGACGAGCCGTAAGATACGACATAGACATGTCAAAATGTATCTTCTGTGGATACTGCCAAGAAGCCTGTCCCGTAGACGCAATAGTAGAAGGACCCAATTTCGAGAACTGCACGGAGACTCACGAAGAACTCTTGTATAACAAGGAGAAGCTCCTATCGATTGGGGATCGTTGGGAACCAGAAATTGTGAGCAATTTAAGCGATAATCACTTGTATCGCTAA